A part of Tessaracoccus timonensis genomic DNA contains:
- the nagA gene encoding N-acetylglucosamine-6-phosphate deacetylase, protein MQSFVVQKAVSAQGVVADARITIDGDRIVDISDGAPDAMPLWAVPGFVDTHCHGAVQVSFGTPDLDANRRARAFHLSKGTTTLFASTVTLSVDDLVAQEEVLRQLTEEGVIDGIHLEGPFLAPEKKGAHAEHLLLDPDPASVQRLIDAGGPALRMITMAPEREGAMQAIQQFVEAGVAVAFGHSNADADVCNASIAAGATVATHLFNAMNGIHHRVPGPVPALLHDERVLVELICDGVHLHPDVIRMAHDAAGAHRIGLVTDAMSATGADDGRYLLGNLDVEVRDGVARLTTDDGSEGAIAGSTLTMADAFQFCVSTVGISIPDVAAMAATTPARFHGLNDVGEIAVGKRADVCLVDDDGILRQVWHRGERVL, encoded by the coding sequence ATGCAGAGTTTTGTGGTGCAGAAGGCCGTATCCGCGCAAGGCGTCGTCGCCGACGCGAGGATCACCATCGACGGTGACCGCATCGTCGACATCTCCGACGGCGCCCCCGACGCGATGCCGCTGTGGGCCGTCCCCGGCTTCGTCGACACCCATTGCCACGGCGCCGTGCAGGTGAGCTTCGGCACCCCCGACCTCGACGCCAACCGTCGCGCCCGCGCCTTCCACCTCTCGAAAGGCACCACGACGCTGTTCGCCAGCACCGTCACGCTCTCCGTCGACGATCTGGTGGCGCAGGAGGAAGTGTTACGGCAGCTCACCGAGGAAGGCGTCATCGACGGCATCCACCTCGAAGGCCCGTTCCTCGCGCCCGAAAAGAAGGGCGCTCACGCCGAACACCTGCTCCTCGACCCGGATCCCGCCAGCGTTCAGCGCCTCATCGACGCCGGTGGGCCTGCGCTACGGATGATCACCATGGCCCCCGAACGCGAGGGCGCGATGCAGGCGATCCAGCAGTTCGTCGAGGCGGGCGTCGCCGTCGCATTCGGGCACTCCAACGCCGATGCCGACGTCTGCAACGCTTCCATCGCGGCGGGAGCCACCGTCGCCACGCACCTGTTCAACGCCATGAACGGCATTCACCACCGCGTGCCCGGGCCGGTGCCCGCGCTGCTGCACGACGAACGCGTCCTCGTCGAACTCATCTGCGACGGAGTGCACCTCCACCCCGACGTCATCCGCATGGCTCACGACGCAGCCGGCGCGCACCGCATCGGGCTCGTCACCGACGCGATGAGCGCCACCGGCGCCGACGACGGGCGCTACCTGCTCGGCAACCTCGATGTGGAGGTGCGCGACGGTGTTGCCAGGCTGACTACCGACGACGGCTCGGAGGGTGCCATCGCCGGCAGCACGCTCACCATGGCCGACGCGTTCCAGTTCTGCGTGAGCACCGTCGGCATCTCCATTCCCGACGTTGCGGCCATGGCGGCGACGACCCCGGCGCGATTCCATGGGCTAAACGATGTGGGCGAGATCGCCGTCGGGAAACGTGCCGACGTGTGCCTCGTTGACGACGACGGCATCCTCCGCCAGGTGTGGCACCGGGGAGAGCGAGTGCTCTGA
- a CDS encoding metal-dependent transcriptional regulator: protein MSDLIDTTEMYLRTVYELLEEGVAPLRARIAERLHQSGPTVSQTVARMERDGLLVVQPDRTIKLTDEGSALARSVMRKHRLAERLLTDVIGLDLEKVHDEACRWEHVISLDVEQRLVNIIDDPVRSPFGNPIPALDELGITVSDAPEDDVMTLAEASRQGATNLRVIRLSEHLQASRGSFSVLLEAGVLPGAELERVVDGLGVRVGEHELEISPVDAELLFVTVL from the coding sequence ATGAGCGATCTGATTGACACCACCGAGATGTACCTGAGGACGGTGTACGAACTCCTCGAGGAGGGCGTCGCGCCTCTGCGTGCCCGCATTGCGGAGCGGCTGCATCAATCCGGGCCGACGGTGTCACAGACCGTCGCCCGCATGGAACGCGACGGATTACTCGTCGTGCAGCCCGACCGCACCATCAAACTGACCGACGAGGGCAGTGCCCTGGCGAGAAGCGTCATGCGCAAGCACCGACTGGCAGAACGCCTCCTTACGGACGTGATCGGGCTGGACTTGGAGAAAGTGCACGACGAGGCCTGTCGCTGGGAGCACGTGATCTCGCTCGACGTCGAGCAGCGCCTGGTGAACATCATCGACGATCCGGTACGTTCCCCTTTCGGTAACCCCATTCCAGCGCTCGACGAGCTGGGCATCACCGTCTCCGATGCCCCCGAAGACGACGTGATGACCCTCGCTGAAGCCTCGCGACAAGGCGCTACGAACTTGCGTGTCATTCGGCTGAGTGAACATCTCCAAGCTAGCCGCGGATCTTTCTCGGTGCTCCTCGAGGCTGGGGTGCTGCCCGGCGCAGAGTTGGAGCGCGTCGTCGACGGCTTGGGCGTCCGCGTGGGGGAGCATGAGCTCGAGATTTCACCCGTCGATGCCGAACTGCTGTTCGTCACGGTGCTGTGA
- the serC gene encoding phosphoserine transaminase, translated as MQIPHHLLPHDGRFGSGPAKIRDEALAYLASRNDLLGTSHRRPPVRELVGDVQAMLAELYAMPDGYQVVLGNGGASAFWDIAACSLIERRSSHAVFGEFSRKFAQETANAPFLDKPDVVEAPAGSIVLPELTGADVMAWPHNETSTGAMAPVRRLGDGLMLVDGTSAAGGANVDLTQTDAYYFSTQKSFSGDGGMWLAFLSPAALERAEAITQTGRWLPGILDLGAAAKQSSKQQTVNTPSVATLLLLQAQLRWMLELGGMEAIDARCRRNTSIVYDWAEQHSFARPFVENPDERSTVVATIELDESIDSAFLISQLRDNGIVDVDPYRGVGRNQLRIAGFPSISPEDVEALVNCLNFLIERM; from the coding sequence ATGCAGATTCCCCACCACCTTCTTCCGCACGATGGCAGATTCGGCTCTGGGCCGGCGAAGATTCGCGACGAGGCCCTGGCCTACCTGGCCTCCCGTAACGACCTGCTGGGCACCTCGCACCGCCGGCCCCCGGTGAGGGAGCTCGTCGGGGATGTGCAGGCCATGTTGGCCGAGCTGTACGCGATGCCCGACGGCTACCAGGTGGTGCTCGGCAACGGTGGGGCAAGCGCGTTTTGGGATATTGCGGCGTGCTCGCTCATCGAGCGGCGCTCCTCGCACGCGGTGTTTGGGGAGTTCAGCCGGAAGTTCGCGCAGGAAACCGCGAATGCGCCGTTCTTAGACAAGCCCGACGTGGTCGAGGCCCCCGCTGGCTCAATCGTGCTGCCCGAACTCACCGGTGCCGACGTGATGGCGTGGCCGCACAACGAAACTTCCACCGGCGCGATGGCTCCGGTGCGGCGACTCGGCGACGGCTTGATGCTCGTCGACGGCACCTCGGCCGCCGGCGGGGCAAACGTCGATCTCACCCAGACAGACGCCTACTACTTCTCTACCCAGAAGAGCTTCTCGGGCGACGGCGGCATGTGGCTCGCGTTCCTCTCCCCCGCTGCGCTCGAACGCGCCGAAGCCATCACGCAAACCGGCCGCTGGCTACCGGGGATACTCGATCTGGGCGCTGCTGCCAAGCAATCCAGCAAACAGCAGACGGTGAATACGCCATCGGTGGCTACGTTGCTGCTGCTGCAGGCGCAGCTGCGCTGGATGCTGGAGCTCGGCGGCATGGAAGCCATCGACGCGCGCTGCCGACGCAACACCTCCATCGTGTACGACTGGGCTGAACAGCACAGCTTTGCTCGACCCTTCGTCGAGAATCCCGACGAGCGCTCCACCGTCGTCGCCACCATCGAACTCGACGAGAGCATCGACTCCGCGTTCCTGATTTCGCAGCTGCGCGATAACGGCATCGTCGACGTGGACCCGTACCGCGGAGTGGGGCGCAACCAGCTCCGCATCGCAGGCTTCCCCTCGATCAGCCCTGAGGATGTCGAGGCCCTCGTGAACTGCCTCAACTTCCTGATCGAGCGCATGTAA
- a CDS encoding FtsX-like permease family protein: MSAWRAVLRLASRDARRHLTRTILAALLIALPVAALGTFFSISSPGAPVTERVLASIPDGAQAIITAAALPQGGPPFPQIPEGAPGPWFDEEEVRAADPEQIRAALPPAIELSEYWMSPSLVASPELGLQPGQEQTLDSQVKTLAGKPPKRLAMVELWEGEPWAFAANAPRVVAGTAPTTPSEVIVTRSLADRLHIKVGDSLGFLAPPDRGVRSFDGNLAAAMNDSARGYRVAGIADASGARAWAPSGWLSSLAAKHPEGLQRHWFAHGSEPVTWTDAKALNKLQAFAISRHVLEHYPAADELYPVDIDPAQLMEGAIGVAVALVVGGLLVFFLVTPAIAISAEQSRRTLGLAGAVGATPRHLRRIVLSQGLVIGVFGAVLGCVLAVASAAGFGALLGAMVPAEDSEQPRFGAGVALANFPWWVLVAGACIAVLLGLIAAWGPARSVARLSVVDALRDRPSVRAERRRRGRSLIVGPALLGISVLIGAATLLARVPEHVARQEADMELEPGSLPPGATVFVVGALLAIMAALAGLAITVRGLLPLLGRLGDGRRPVWKLALRDAADHPSRTVPAVLGVLFSLLAASYLLVMGASKHADSRATGESVDWKGTFIVSPTVSIDPVLDRAIADAALEELSRSLSEVDGSHPVEALAQDSPTLLLPLQPKGRECPKDTLIHAASARTPGAPLRCVSRPSGAAFGSGTRFGSPESPWDPPVLMDGPALHAMRLPGADAAAQMLDSGGVLVSDASLIDDDGRVRLARIPREKLDTLDIDPRDEVRLPAKFVRGIGTGLVMSPSTARGLGLDLDHIGLAGVLADTSKPLDEATLERLSKERVGGLVWVTIPDSTDPLGATGGPEVRAATWGPTVLLGALSVAAAAIAVLLSATQGRRDAITAYAVGASRGVLVRIGLARAAVILLFGVPLGLGAGLAVSAYHVAWNRRIASSGAWLDTVPLWGYQATLGAGVIVAGMLAALLLTRPPRRLVRRGLD; this comes from the coding sequence ATGAGTGCGTGGCGCGCCGTGCTGCGGTTGGCGAGCCGCGATGCTCGACGCCACCTGACCCGGACGATTCTCGCCGCCCTGCTCATCGCGCTGCCGGTCGCGGCGCTCGGCACGTTCTTCTCAATCTCCTCGCCGGGCGCCCCGGTTACGGAGCGTGTGCTGGCGAGTATTCCCGACGGCGCCCAGGCCATCATCACGGCCGCGGCCTTGCCGCAGGGGGGACCACCATTTCCGCAAATCCCCGAAGGTGCTCCCGGCCCCTGGTTTGACGAGGAAGAAGTGCGCGCCGCAGATCCGGAGCAGATTCGCGCGGCACTCCCACCGGCCATCGAGCTCTCCGAGTACTGGATGTCGCCGTCGCTCGTCGCATCGCCCGAGCTCGGGTTGCAGCCGGGGCAGGAGCAGACCCTCGACAGTCAAGTGAAGACGCTCGCTGGGAAGCCTCCTAAGCGGCTCGCGATGGTGGAGCTGTGGGAGGGTGAACCGTGGGCATTCGCTGCCAACGCGCCGCGTGTGGTCGCAGGCACCGCTCCGACTACGCCATCGGAAGTCATTGTCACGCGCTCCCTGGCCGATCGGCTCCACATCAAGGTCGGCGATTCGCTGGGCTTCCTCGCGCCGCCAGACAGAGGCGTGCGCAGTTTCGACGGCAACCTCGCCGCCGCGATGAACGACTCCGCCCGAGGGTACCGTGTGGCAGGCATCGCTGACGCGTCTGGCGCCCGCGCCTGGGCTCCGTCTGGCTGGCTATCGTCGCTGGCCGCGAAGCATCCGGAAGGGCTGCAACGGCACTGGTTCGCGCATGGTTCGGAGCCCGTGACGTGGACGGATGCCAAAGCGCTGAACAAGCTCCAGGCTTTCGCGATTTCCAGGCACGTGCTCGAGCACTACCCGGCCGCCGACGAGCTCTACCCGGTGGACATCGACCCGGCGCAGCTGATGGAGGGAGCCATCGGCGTCGCGGTAGCACTTGTGGTGGGTGGGCTGCTCGTGTTCTTCCTCGTCACGCCTGCGATTGCGATTTCCGCGGAGCAGTCGCGGCGCACGCTCGGGCTCGCAGGGGCAGTGGGCGCTACCCCACGACACCTGCGGCGCATCGTGCTGTCCCAAGGGCTTGTCATCGGAGTATTCGGTGCGGTGCTGGGATGCGTGCTGGCAGTCGCGTCAGCTGCGGGATTCGGCGCACTGCTCGGGGCGATGGTGCCAGCCGAGGACTCCGAGCAGCCACGCTTTGGTGCGGGCGTGGCGCTCGCCAACTTCCCCTGGTGGGTGCTCGTTGCCGGGGCATGCATCGCCGTGCTGCTCGGCCTGATCGCCGCGTGGGGGCCGGCGCGTTCCGTCGCTCGCCTCTCGGTGGTTGATGCGCTGCGCGATAGGCCCAGCGTGCGCGCGGAACGTCGTCGCCGGGGACGCTCGCTGATCGTCGGCCCCGCACTGCTCGGTATTTCGGTGCTGATTGGTGCGGCGACCCTGTTGGCGCGAGTGCCCGAGCATGTGGCGCGCCAGGAAGCGGACATGGAGCTTGAGCCGGGCTCACTGCCGCCAGGCGCGACGGTGTTCGTCGTTGGGGCGCTACTTGCCATCATGGCCGCGCTGGCGGGCCTCGCGATCACGGTGCGAGGGCTGCTCCCGCTCCTCGGAAGGCTCGGGGATGGCCGTCGACCGGTGTGGAAGCTGGCGCTTCGAGATGCGGCCGATCATCCGTCGAGGACGGTGCCGGCGGTCCTCGGCGTGCTGTTCTCGCTACTGGCGGCGTCGTATCTGCTGGTCATGGGCGCGTCGAAGCATGCCGATTCTCGGGCGACGGGCGAGTCCGTCGACTGGAAGGGGACGTTCATCGTCTCTCCGACGGTGTCCATCGATCCGGTGCTCGATCGGGCCATCGCCGACGCTGCGCTGGAAGAGCTGTCCCGCAGCCTATCTGAGGTCGACGGTTCGCATCCCGTCGAAGCGTTGGCCCAGGACTCGCCGACGTTGCTTCTTCCTCTCCAGCCGAAGGGCCGCGAATGCCCCAAAGACACGTTGATTCACGCCGCTTCGGCACGAACCCCGGGTGCTCCGCTTCGTTGCGTGAGTCGGCCCTCGGGTGCTGCTTTCGGATCGGGCACCCGGTTCGGAAGCCCCGAATCTCCGTGGGATCCGCCGGTACTGATGGATGGCCCTGCGCTGCATGCCATGCGCCTGCCGGGGGCCGACGCCGCAGCACAGATGCTGGATAGCGGTGGTGTGTTGGTGAGCGACGCCTCGTTGATCGATGACGACGGTCGTGTCCGTCTTGCGCGCATCCCTCGTGAGAAGCTCGACACGCTCGACATTGATCCGCGCGACGAGGTGCGGCTCCCTGCCAAGTTTGTGCGGGGCATCGGTACGGGCCTCGTGATGTCACCTTCGACGGCGCGTGGCCTGGGTCTCGACCTCGACCACATCGGGCTGGCGGGCGTGCTGGCAGACACCTCGAAACCGCTAGATGAAGCGACGCTCGAGCGCTTGAGCAAGGAAAGGGTCGGCGGGCTGGTGTGGGTGACCATCCCGGACTCGACAGACCCGCTCGGAGCCACCGGGGGGCCAGAGGTGCGTGCGGCCACGTGGGGACCGACGGTGCTGCTGGGGGCCCTGTCCGTCGCAGCGGCCGCCATCGCGGTGCTGCTGTCCGCCACGCAGGGACGCCGCGACGCGATCACCGCCTACGCGGTGGGTGCGTCACGAGGCGTGCTCGTGCGGATCGGGCTCGCGAGAGCTGCGGTGATCTTGCTGTTCGGAGTGCCGTTAGGGCTCGGAGCCGGGCTCGCGGTCAGCGCGTACCACGTCGCATGGAATAGGCGGATCGCCTCCAGCGGGGCATGGCTGGACACCGTCCCATTGTGGGGTTACCAGGCCACGCTGGGAGCGGGGGTCATCGTCGCGGGAATGCTGGCGGCGCTGCTGCTGACGAGACCGCCTCGACGGTTGGTGCGGCGCGGGCTCGACTGA
- the trxA gene encoding thioredoxin, with product MATTALTTENFASTVEGNEVVLVDFWADWCGPCKRFGPIFEEASERHADVVFAKVDTEDARDLAAALEIQSIPTIMGFRKGQLVFRQSGLLSGKQLDSLIEQIKELDIDALLEEAKKQQS from the coding sequence ATGGCCACCACGGCACTGACCACCGAGAACTTCGCGTCCACCGTCGAGGGCAACGAGGTGGTGCTCGTCGACTTCTGGGCTGATTGGTGTGGCCCGTGCAAGCGATTCGGCCCGATCTTCGAGGAAGCCTCCGAGCGCCACGCCGACGTCGTGTTCGCCAAGGTTGACACCGAGGATGCCCGAGATCTCGCCGCTGCGCTCGAGATCCAGTCCATCCCCACCATCATGGGGTTCCGTAAGGGCCAGCTGGTGTTCCGCCAGTCCGGCCTGCTGAGCGGCAAGCAGCTCGACTCCCTGATCGAGCAGATCAAGGAGCTCGACATCGACGCGCTCCTCGAGGAAGCCAAGAAGCAGCAGTCCTGA
- a CDS encoding ExeM/NucH family extracellular endonuclease: MRPGRKTVAGLLATSVMAASWLLPTSANAAATDLIISEYVEGSSNNKAVEIYNGTESAVDLSQYSIELYTNGKTSPNNTMKLQGELAPGTTHVIVNAQAGAELKSKGQAQGAITNFNGDDILVLKKGGAVVDSIGQIGSTEKWGADVTLVRKPSVTAGDTNPDDAFDVTVEWEKQPKDTFDGLGAHTMDGTSTPTDPQPDPEPEPEPEPEPSDLCTADVTKIGAVQGDGDETPLSGKAVTIRGTVVGDFQEGGFNGFYLQDEGDDNDATSDGIFVYDERKSVGEVSVGDKVAVTGTAGEHYSMTQVKVTKGAKCGTAQLPEPTVIDFPNTEFEKYEGMLVTFAKPLTVLELYQFGRYGQIAVGPERQFQPTALAHASSDEAAKILDDNTANRVLIDDGRSNQNPSPAIHPATLEPLTMDNLFRAGDQINGVAGILDYRFDNWALQPTQAGTIDNVNKRPDVPQVGGDLQVASANVLNYFTTLSSQDKNARGAETSEELKRQQDKIVAALNKLDAGVIGLNEIENNGTAVETLVGALNAASEPGKWAALKTGKIGTDAITTAFIYQPGKVELVGEFDTLTSAEDSRFDDTKNRPALAQTFKEKTSGKTVTVAVNHLKSKGSACGDSSEATLQPLVGNCQETRTEAVKALSDWLTGDKIGVEKSEHLLVIGDLNSYDHEDPIQTFEKAGFTDLAKKFQGEKAYSYVFNGQLGYLDYALSNAALTEKVVGAADWHINSDELPLTDYTMKFKQQAEQRLYAPDEFRSSDHDPVIVGIKLTDDPAPESEPEPDEVSLTAKVASKSMVGWHSNAWGKVSGGKKPATVATQVLLDNGKWSTSQVRKTDKNGQYVIPLTYGRNSNQAYVWRVVVRDDAGKQQVVSAPMVQRRYAKPIARSAGVKAVGAVTYVWGHADSQANARVWTEVQLPNGTWSRSQVRATKADGSYVIPLTYGRYSAGTLKWRVAVQYGDGLGVHRSDVFTLTRR; this comes from the coding sequence GTGCGTCCAGGACGAAAGACCGTGGCCGGACTGCTTGCTACGAGCGTCATGGCAGCTTCATGGCTGCTTCCGACGAGCGCGAATGCAGCAGCCACCGACCTCATCATCAGCGAATACGTCGAGGGATCGAGCAACAACAAGGCGGTCGAGATCTACAACGGCACCGAGTCGGCCGTCGACCTCAGCCAGTACAGCATCGAGCTATACACCAATGGCAAGACGTCGCCGAACAACACCATGAAGCTGCAAGGAGAGCTTGCCCCCGGTACCACTCACGTCATTGTGAACGCTCAGGCTGGGGCCGAGCTGAAGAGTAAGGGCCAGGCACAGGGCGCCATCACCAACTTCAACGGCGACGACATCCTCGTGCTCAAGAAGGGCGGCGCGGTCGTCGATTCGATTGGCCAGATTGGAAGCACGGAGAAGTGGGGCGCCGACGTCACGCTGGTGCGTAAGCCGAGTGTCACCGCCGGCGACACGAACCCCGACGACGCGTTCGATGTCACGGTGGAATGGGAGAAGCAGCCCAAGGACACCTTCGACGGTCTCGGTGCGCACACCATGGACGGCACGTCGACTCCGACGGACCCCCAGCCCGACCCGGAGCCCGAGCCTGAGCCGGAGCCCGAGCCGTCGGATCTCTGCACTGCGGATGTCACCAAGATCGGTGCCGTGCAGGGTGATGGCGACGAGACGCCCCTGAGTGGCAAGGCAGTGACGATCCGTGGCACCGTCGTAGGCGATTTCCAAGAGGGTGGTTTCAACGGCTTCTACCTCCAGGATGAAGGCGACGACAACGACGCCACCTCCGACGGCATCTTCGTTTACGACGAGCGAAAGAGCGTGGGCGAGGTCAGCGTCGGAGACAAGGTTGCCGTCACCGGCACTGCGGGCGAGCACTACTCGATGACGCAGGTCAAGGTGACGAAGGGCGCCAAGTGCGGCACCGCTCAGCTGCCTGAGCCGACCGTGATCGACTTCCCGAACACGGAGTTCGAGAAGTACGAGGGCATGCTCGTGACGTTCGCGAAGCCGCTCACCGTCCTCGAGCTCTACCAGTTCGGGCGGTACGGTCAGATTGCGGTCGGCCCAGAGCGCCAGTTCCAGCCCACCGCGTTGGCGCACGCGTCGAGCGACGAGGCCGCCAAGATTCTCGACGACAACACGGCGAACCGTGTGCTCATCGACGATGGCCGCAGCAACCAGAACCCCTCGCCCGCGATCCACCCCGCCACGCTTGAGCCGCTCACTATGGACAACCTGTTCCGTGCGGGCGACCAGATTAACGGCGTTGCAGGCATCCTCGACTACCGCTTCGACAACTGGGCGCTGCAGCCCACGCAGGCGGGCACGATCGATAACGTTAACAAGCGCCCCGACGTGCCCCAGGTGGGTGGCGACCTGCAGGTGGCAAGCGCAAACGTGCTGAACTACTTCACCACGCTGAGCTCGCAGGACAAGAACGCACGCGGCGCGGAGACTTCGGAGGAACTCAAGCGCCAGCAAGACAAGATCGTCGCAGCACTGAACAAGCTCGACGCAGGAGTCATTGGCCTGAACGAAATCGAGAACAACGGCACCGCCGTCGAGACGCTGGTGGGCGCCCTCAACGCCGCGAGCGAGCCGGGCAAGTGGGCCGCGCTGAAAACCGGCAAGATCGGCACCGACGCCATCACCACCGCGTTCATCTACCAGCCGGGCAAGGTGGAGCTCGTCGGCGAGTTCGACACGCTCACCAGCGCCGAGGACTCGCGCTTCGACGATACCAAGAACCGCCCCGCGCTCGCGCAGACCTTCAAGGAGAAGACCAGCGGCAAGACGGTCACCGTCGCGGTGAACCACCTGAAGTCGAAGGGCTCGGCCTGCGGCGACTCGTCGGAAGCCACCCTGCAGCCGCTCGTCGGTAACTGCCAGGAGACCCGCACCGAGGCCGTCAAGGCGCTGAGCGACTGGCTCACTGGCGACAAGATTGGCGTGGAGAAGTCTGAACACCTCCTCGTGATTGGTGACCTCAACAGCTACGACCACGAGGATCCGATTCAGACCTTCGAGAAGGCCGGATTCACCGATCTCGCCAAGAAGTTCCAGGGCGAGAAGGCGTACTCCTACGTCTTCAACGGTCAGCTCGGCTACCTCGACTACGCGCTGTCCAACGCAGCGCTGACGGAGAAGGTCGTCGGTGCTGCCGACTGGCACATCAACTCCGACGAGCTGCCGCTCACCGATTACACGATGAAGTTCAAGCAGCAGGCAGAACAGCGGCTGTACGCCCCCGACGAGTTCCGTTCCTCCGACCACGACCCGGTGATCGTCGGCATCAAGTTGACCGACGATCCTGCCCCGGAGTCGGAGCCGGAGCCTGACGAGGTCTCGCTGACTGCCAAGGTGGCGTCGAAGTCTATGGTGGGCTGGCACTCGAACGCTTGGGGCAAGGTCTCCGGTGGGAAGAAGCCCGCGACGGTAGCTACCCAGGTGCTGCTCGATAACGGCAAGTGGTCCACATCGCAGGTTCGGAAGACCGACAAGAACGGTCAGTACGTGATCCCATTGACGTACGGGCGAAATAGCAACCAAGCTTACGTATGGCGCGTCGTCGTTCGTGACGACGCAGGCAAGCAGCAGGTTGTGTCCGCGCCGATGGTGCAGCGCCGGTACGCCAAGCCGATTGCACGCTCGGCAGGTGTGAAGGCCGTGGGTGCGGTTACCTATGTGTGGGGCCACGCCGATTCGCAGGCCAACGCGAGGGTTTGGACCGAGGTGCAGCTGCCCAATGGCACATGGTCGAGGTCGCAGGTTCGTGCCACCAAGGCCGACGGGTCCTACGTGATCCCGCTCACGTACGGTCGCTACAGTGCTGGAACCTTGAAGTGGCGGGTTGCAGTACAGTACGGCGATGGCCTGGGCGTACACCGCTCTGACGTGTTCACGCTCACCCGCCGCTGA
- a CDS encoding class I SAM-dependent methyltransferase — MNDQTLHWLLNRRPGAIEEVLSRSFGGEHTPYQWLGRAVSVTAKRVLVLACGSGAMLEEVAQDGRMVVGVDWSASAIEVAQRRGRRELVQGDVNYLPFGPATFDAVVSDMGLAVNENRMLMLSEVARVLRPGGMFAALTPSMRPLNFDDAKEMSSLVRILRRFPHVPGQTEFRAVRLLRYAGLQKAEDARAKFYFTVRNRSDAELLLAGLRATDDAARAHAAVEHLADRARREEIRVPLPFRRILALN; from the coding sequence GTGAACGATCAAACGCTGCACTGGCTACTCAACCGTCGCCCCGGCGCCATTGAGGAGGTGCTTTCGCGCAGTTTCGGCGGTGAACACACCCCGTACCAGTGGTTGGGGCGTGCGGTATCCGTCACCGCCAAGCGGGTGCTGGTGCTCGCGTGCGGATCTGGCGCGATGTTAGAAGAGGTGGCCCAAGATGGGCGGATGGTGGTAGGCGTCGACTGGTCCGCCAGCGCCATCGAGGTTGCCCAGCGACGGGGCCGGCGCGAGCTCGTGCAAGGCGATGTGAACTATCTGCCGTTTGGGCCGGCAACCTTCGACGCTGTGGTGAGCGACATGGGGCTCGCGGTCAACGAGAACCGGATGTTGATGCTGTCGGAAGTCGCCAGAGTGCTGCGCCCGGGAGGTATGTTCGCCGCGCTGACCCCGTCGATGCGCCCCCTGAACTTCGACGATGCGAAGGAGATGTCGTCGCTGGTGCGTATTCTGCGGCGTTTTCCGCACGTGCCGGGGCAGACTGAGTTTCGCGCAGTGCGGCTGCTGCGGTACGCCGGGCTGCAGAAGGCGGAGGACGCGCGCGCCAAGTTCTACTTCACGGTGCGCAACCGTAGCGACGCCGAACTGCTCCTGGCGGGGCTGCGCGCTACCGACGATGCGGCGCGCGCGCATGCGGCGGTCGAGCATCTTGCCGACCGAGCGCGGCGAGAGGAAATCCGGGTGCCGCTGCCATTCCGACGCATCCTCGCGCTCAATTAG